Proteins from a genomic interval of Psychrobacter fulvigenes:
- a CDS encoding diaminopimelate dehydrogenase, whose translation MTPVIRVAIAGYGNLGRGAQAAIKHCPDMQLVGVFSRRDPASVTLIDPSVPVYAMDDIAQYKDDIDVLILCGGSKSDLPEQGPALASLFNIVDSFDTHAKIPEYFAALDAPAKNANKVAMLSVGWDPGLFSINRLYGEAILPVGETYSFWGKGLSQGHSDAVRRVDGVKSGVQYTLPSESAIARVRSGEQPTLSTREKHTRECYVVLADDADADTVRNAIVTMPDYFADYDTKVHFIDQQTFERDHQKMPHGGFVIRSGVTGIDNEKNDQAMEFSLKLGSNPEFTASVLVAYARATYKMNLAGETGAKTVFDVAPGLLSPKSPAQLRKELL comes from the coding sequence ATGACCCCAGTAATTAGAGTCGCCATCGCCGGTTACGGCAACCTCGGCCGCGGTGCCCAAGCCGCCATCAAACACTGCCCAGATATGCAGTTAGTCGGAGTTTTCAGTCGCCGAGACCCCGCCTCAGTCACCTTAATTGACCCTAGCGTGCCCGTGTACGCCATGGACGATATTGCACAGTATAAAGACGACATAGATGTGCTGATATTATGTGGCGGCTCCAAATCTGATTTGCCCGAGCAAGGCCCTGCACTCGCCAGTTTATTTAATATCGTCGACAGCTTCGATACTCACGCCAAAATTCCTGAGTACTTTGCCGCGCTTGATGCGCCTGCCAAGAATGCTAACAAAGTCGCCATGTTATCCGTCGGTTGGGATCCAGGTCTGTTCTCTATCAACCGCTTATACGGTGAAGCCATTTTACCAGTCGGCGAAACCTATTCCTTTTGGGGCAAGGGCTTAAGCCAAGGGCACTCAGATGCCGTACGCCGCGTGGATGGCGTCAAGTCAGGCGTGCAATACACCCTTCCCTCAGAATCTGCTATAGCACGGGTACGCAGCGGCGAGCAGCCCACACTCAGCACCCGCGAAAAACACACCCGCGAATGCTATGTAGTGCTAGCAGATGACGCCGATGCCGATACTGTGCGCAACGCCATTGTGACCATGCCAGACTACTTTGCTGACTACGACACCAAAGTGCACTTTATCGATCAACAAACTTTTGAGCGCGATCATCAAAAGATGCCCCACGGCGGTTTCGTCATTCGCAGTGGCGTGACTGGCATCGACAATGAGAAAAATGATCAAGCAATGGAGTTTTCCCTAAAGCTAGGCAGCAACCCTGAATTTACTGCCAGCGTACTCGTAGCCTACGCCCGCGCCACTTATAAAATGAACTTGGCAGGGGAAACTGGTGCGAAAACCGTGTTCGACGTCGCCCCTGGCTTATTATCGCCGAAGTCTCCCGCGCAGCTGCGTAAAGAACTGCTGTAA
- the betT gene encoding choline BCCT transporter BetT, which yields MYSSPSEDATKSLTLNKTVFLGSAIISILLIIWTIMFPDYSETLLSAGMAWVSESFGWYYMLVVAAYSIFALFVGFSKYGDIKLGQDHEKAQFPFLAWAAMLFSAGIGIDLLFFGASEPLMHYLTPHTGLEPGSEAAMREALSQTFLHWGLHGWGIYALIGMALAYFAYRKNMPLALRSPLTPIFGERLIKGWLGDGIDTFGVVCTLMGIATSLGIGVLQANAGLTHVFGIESSKMVQSLIILGVVTAAAISAMTGVERGVRRLSEFNMLSSILLLIAILVMGNTVYLLNTFTQSIGQYFQTIVFKTFDVYAYDGTAGADWKSGWTIFFWAWWVAWAPFVGLFIARISRGRTLREFVFGVMFIPLGFIFAWFSIFGNSAIDLVANGATELGEIAVNDAAMGMFALFEYFPYSDILSFAGVVIGLIFFVTSADSGALVLANLSSRGMTNDTDAPVWLRLFWAAATGLITLGLLFAGGFASLQSVSVIAGLPFSLILVLYMMSMWKSLKEEGNKRKASTLGTANVLDSGKSWKARLQRIVSFPGHAQVERFLQNTVMPAMTEVEKELKAGGLNTSLDIRNLDNISESIDAGKGQDEGQIDGVKLRVGHGDEDDFVYEVNLIKAERPNFTLNTSTKHAEFYYRAEVFLSDGSQEYDLVGYTKEQVLVDILHQYECHLQYLHLER from the coding sequence ATGTACAGCTCGCCATCAGAAGATGCGACGAAATCCCTGACTCTAAATAAGACGGTTTTTTTAGGCTCAGCTATTATTTCTATTTTATTGATAATCTGGACGATCATGTTTCCAGATTATAGCGAGACATTACTAAGCGCTGGCATGGCATGGGTATCAGAGAGTTTTGGCTGGTACTACATGCTGGTGGTAGCCGCTTATAGTATTTTTGCTTTGTTTGTTGGCTTCTCTAAATATGGCGATATCAAGCTTGGGCAAGACCACGAAAAAGCCCAGTTTCCCTTTTTAGCATGGGCGGCAATGCTGTTCTCTGCTGGTATCGGCATTGATTTATTGTTTTTTGGTGCGTCTGAGCCGTTGATGCATTATTTGACGCCGCATACAGGGCTTGAGCCTGGCAGTGAGGCGGCCATGCGTGAAGCACTGTCGCAGACCTTTTTACATTGGGGTCTACATGGTTGGGGTATTTATGCCTTAATCGGTATGGCATTGGCGTACTTTGCTTATCGTAAAAACATGCCGTTGGCACTACGTTCACCGCTAACCCCTATCTTTGGCGAGCGTTTAATCAAGGGCTGGCTTGGTGATGGTATCGATACCTTTGGTGTCGTCTGTACGCTGATGGGTATTGCGACTAGCCTAGGGATTGGGGTATTGCAGGCCAATGCGGGCTTAACGCATGTTTTCGGTATCGAGTCTAGCAAAATGGTGCAGAGCCTTATTATCTTGGGCGTAGTTACTGCTGCGGCTATCTCTGCGATGACAGGCGTAGAGCGAGGGGTGCGCCGTCTATCTGAATTTAATATGCTGTCATCGATATTGCTGTTGATCGCGATTTTGGTCATGGGTAATACCGTGTACTTGCTCAATACCTTTACCCAAAGTATCGGTCAATACTTCCAAACTATCGTGTTCAAAACATTCGATGTTTATGCCTATGACGGTACTGCTGGTGCCGATTGGAAATCAGGCTGGACGATATTTTTCTGGGCATGGTGGGTTGCTTGGGCACCATTTGTCGGTTTGTTTATTGCGCGTATCAGCCGTGGCCGTACCTTGCGTGAGTTTGTGTTTGGTGTGATGTTTATCCCACTTGGTTTCATCTTTGCCTGGTTCTCTATCTTTGGTAATTCAGCCATAGACCTAGTCGCCAATGGGGCAACTGAGCTTGGCGAAATCGCTGTTAATGATGCAGCGATGGGCATGTTTGCCTTGTTTGAGTACTTTCCTTACAGTGATATTTTGTCATTCGCAGGCGTGGTCATTGGTCTTATATTCTTTGTGACCTCAGCTGACTCAGGCGCTTTAGTACTCGCGAATCTAAGCTCAAGAGGCATGACCAATGATACTGACGCGCCTGTATGGCTGCGTTTGTTTTGGGCGGCGGCAACGGGTTTGATTACCCTAGGCTTGCTGTTCGCAGGTGGCTTTGCATCATTACAGTCAGTTTCTGTGATTGCCGGTTTGCCGTTCTCGCTTATTTTAGTTCTTTACATGATGTCGATGTGGAAGTCGCTAAAAGAAGAGGGTAATAAACGCAAAGCCAGCACCCTTGGTACTGCAAACGTGCTCGATAGCGGTAAAAGCTGGAAAGCGCGTCTGCAACGTATTGTCAGCTTCCCTGGGCACGCACAAGTGGAAAGGTTCTTGCAAAACACTGTCATGCCAGCGATGACCGAGGTTGAAAAAGAGCTGAAAGCGGGCGGTCTTAACACTTCTCTAGATATCCGCAATCTTGATAATATCAGTGAAAGTATAGATGCTGGTAAGGGTCAAGATGAGGGTCAGATAGATGGCGTAAAACTGCGTGTCGGTCATGGCGATGAAGATGACTTTGTGTATGAAGTTAATCTCATCAAAGCTGAGCGCCCTAACTTTACGCTGAATACCTCGACCAAGCATGCAGAATTTTACTATCGTGCTGAAGTGTTCTTAAGTGATGGTTCGCAAGAGTATGACTTGGTTGGCTACACAAAGGAGCAAGTGCTGGTCGATATTCTACATCAGTACGAGTGCCATCTGCAGTATCTACATTTAGAGCGTTAA
- the betA gene encoding choline dehydrogenase: MTTTTPEYDYIIVGAGSAGNVLATRLTEDANIKVLLLEAGRPDHRLDFRTQMPAALAMPLQGTTYNWGYKTDPEPNMNNRVMDCGRGKGLGGSSLINGMCYIRGNALDFDDWAKIKGLEDWTYSDCLPYFKKLENCDAGENDYHGVGGPVEMTTSKPGVNPLFEAMIEAGVQAGYPSTDDLNGYQQEGFGPMDRFVTPNGRRASTARGYLDRAKPRSNITILTGALTDVILFDGKRAVGVKVEHQGQTKKFYASREVIVSSGAIASPQLLQRSGIGPGQWLKDLGINEVLELPGVGNNLQDHLELYMQYECKLPVSIAPANKWWNKPAIGAEWLFMGTGLGASNQFEGGGFIRTDEKFTHPNIQYHFLPLAVRYDGRSAVNSHSFQAHVGSLRSPSRGRVKLTSKDPSAHPSILFNYMSHEQDWQEFRAAMRITREIMHQPALDPYRGRAIAPTDDLVTDAQLDEYVRNHSETAYHPSCTCPMGEDNDSVVNGEGLVHGIDGLRVVDASIMPNIISGNLNATTIMLAEKIVDKMRGVQLPRSTADYYVANGAPLRAEPMRDYSYVV, from the coding sequence ATGACAACAACCACACCTGAGTATGACTACATCATTGTTGGTGCAGGCTCAGCAGGAAACGTGCTGGCCACGCGCTTGACCGAAGATGCCAACATTAAGGTGTTGCTGTTAGAGGCGGGTCGTCCAGACCATCGCTTAGACTTTCGCACCCAAATGCCAGCGGCGCTCGCGATGCCGTTGCAAGGCACCACTTATAACTGGGGCTATAAAACCGATCCCGAGCCGAATATGAATAATCGCGTGATGGACTGCGGTCGCGGTAAAGGGCTTGGTGGCTCATCGTTGATTAACGGTATGTGCTATATCCGTGGCAATGCGCTCGATTTTGACGATTGGGCGAAAATCAAAGGCTTGGAAGATTGGACTTATTCAGATTGCCTGCCGTATTTTAAAAAGCTAGAAAACTGCGACGCTGGCGAAAACGATTATCATGGCGTCGGTGGTCCGGTTGAGATGACCACTTCAAAGCCAGGAGTCAATCCGCTGTTTGAAGCGATGATTGAAGCGGGCGTACAAGCTGGCTATCCAAGCACAGATGACCTAAATGGCTATCAGCAAGAAGGCTTTGGGCCAATGGATCGCTTTGTGACACCCAATGGTCGCCGCGCATCAACGGCTCGTGGTTATCTTGACCGTGCCAAACCGCGCAGTAATATCACCATTTTAACGGGTGCATTGACTGATGTGATTTTATTTGATGGTAAGCGCGCTGTCGGTGTCAAAGTAGAACACCAAGGTCAAACCAAAAAATTCTACGCGTCTCGTGAAGTGATTGTTTCATCGGGCGCGATTGCGTCACCTCAGTTATTACAGCGTTCAGGTATTGGTCCTGGTCAATGGCTTAAAGATTTGGGTATCAACGAGGTTTTAGAGTTGCCGGGTGTCGGTAATAATTTACAAGACCATCTAGAGCTGTATATGCAGTACGAATGTAAGCTACCGGTCTCAATTGCGCCTGCCAATAAATGGTGGAATAAGCCAGCAATTGGTGCTGAATGGTTGTTTATGGGTACCGGTCTTGGCGCGTCTAATCAATTCGAAGGCGGCGGCTTTATCCGTACCGATGAGAAGTTTACCCATCCTAATATTCAGTATCATTTCCTACCATTAGCGGTGCGTTACGATGGTCGCAGTGCGGTGAACTCCCATAGCTTCCAAGCACACGTAGGTTCATTGCGCTCGCCAAGTCGTGGTCGCGTTAAGCTGACCTCAAAAGACCCAAGCGCGCATCCAAGTATCTTATTTAACTATATGTCGCATGAGCAAGATTGGCAAGAGTTCCGCGCGGCGATGCGTATCACGCGTGAGATTATGCATCAGCCAGCGCTTGACCCTTATCGCGGTCGTGCTATTGCGCCGACCGATGATTTGGTGACCGATGCGCAGTTGGATGAGTACGTTCGTAACCACAGTGAGACGGCTTATCACCCATCTTGTACTTGTCCGATGGGCGAAGACAATGATTCAGTGGTTAATGGTGAAGGGCTGGTACATGGTATCGATGGCCTACGCGTGGTCGATGCGTCTATCATGCCAAATATAATTAGTGGTAATCTTAACGCGACCACCATTATGCTTGCAGAAAAAATCGTTGATAAGATGCGTGGCGTGCAGCTGCCACGCTCAACGGCAGACTATTATGTCGCCAATGGTGCGCCGCTCAGAGCCGAGCCGATGCGTGATTATAGCTATGTTGTTTAA
- the betB gene encoding betaine-aldehyde dehydrogenase — protein MTDSKTNPNLNPNPNLSNLTDIIDLEQVQTAYINGRYLAVDDSLAIFEDINPATGEVLATIQQTTDEQINEAVIAAQKGQKVWAAMTPVERSRILLNAVAILRERNDVLALLETKDTGKAYSETKYVDIVTGADVIEYYAGLAPMIEGRQIPLRDTSFVYTRQEPLGVVAGIGAWNYPIQIAMWKAGPALAAGNAMIFKPSEVTPLTALKLAEIFTEAGLPDGVFNVVQGNYEVGEALTQHPDIAKVSFTGGVPTGKKVMSSAASSSLKDVTLELGGKSPLIIFEDADIDTAADIAMMANFYSSGQVCTNGTRVFIPKALQAKFEEAILKRVERIKLGDPMDENINMGPMVSFTHMERVLGYIEQGKEGGARLLTGGERITLGELANGAFVAPTVFTDCSDDMTIVREEIFGPVMSILTYETEEEVIRRANDTEYGLAAGVVTADLTRAHRVIGQIEAGICWLNTWGESPAQMPVGGYKHSGIGRENGIEALEHYTQTKSIQVELGAFESVF, from the coding sequence ATGACAGATTCAAAGACAAACCCAAACCTAAATCCGAACCCAAATCTAAGTAACTTAACAGACATTATCGATTTAGAACAAGTACAAACCGCTTATATTAACGGGCGTTATCTGGCTGTTGATGATTCATTAGCTATCTTTGAAGATATTAATCCAGCGACGGGTGAAGTGCTAGCTACCATTCAGCAAACGACCGATGAGCAGATTAATGAAGCCGTTATTGCGGCGCAAAAAGGTCAAAAAGTTTGGGCAGCGATGACGCCAGTTGAACGTAGTCGTATTCTATTAAACGCAGTAGCCATCCTGCGCGAACGCAATGATGTGCTGGCGTTACTTGAGACCAAAGACACAGGTAAAGCTTACTCTGAGACCAAATATGTCGATATCGTCACTGGTGCCGATGTCATTGAGTATTATGCAGGTCTTGCACCGATGATTGAAGGTCGTCAGATTCCGCTGCGTGATACCAGCTTTGTCTATACCCGTCAGGAGCCACTTGGCGTGGTCGCTGGAATTGGTGCATGGAACTATCCTATCCAAATCGCTATGTGGAAAGCAGGCCCAGCGTTGGCCGCAGGTAATGCGATGATTTTTAAACCATCAGAAGTTACACCATTAACCGCCCTAAAACTTGCAGAAATATTTACCGAAGCGGGCTTACCAGATGGCGTCTTTAACGTCGTGCAGGGTAACTACGAAGTTGGCGAAGCATTAACGCAGCATCCTGATATTGCCAAAGTATCGTTTACTGGCGGTGTGCCGACTGGTAAAAAAGTCATGTCGAGCGCAGCATCATCGTCTCTTAAAGATGTGACCTTAGAGCTTGGTGGTAAGTCGCCATTAATCATATTTGAAGATGCCGATATCGATACCGCTGCTGACATTGCGATGATGGCGAACTTCTATAGCAGTGGTCAGGTCTGTACCAATGGCACGCGCGTGTTTATTCCTAAAGCGCTACAAGCCAAGTTTGAAGAGGCTATCTTGAAGCGTGTGGAGCGTATCAAATTGGGCGATCCAATGGATGAGAACATCAATATGGGTCCAATGGTCAGCTTTACGCATATGGAAAGAGTGCTTGGCTATATCGAGCAAGGTAAAGAGGGCGGCGCGCGTCTATTGACTGGCGGCGAACGTATCACGTTAGGCGAGCTTGCCAATGGCGCGTTTGTCGCACCGACTGTGTTCACCGATTGCAGCGATGATATGACTATCGTACGTGAGGAAATCTTTGGCCCAGTGATGTCGATATTGACTTATGAGACCGAAGAAGAAGTCATTCGCCGTGCCAATGATACCGAGTATGGCTTGGCAGCAGGGGTGGTGACCGCTGATTTGACTCGCGCACATCGAGTGATCGGTCAGATTGAAGCCGGTATTTGCTGGTTAAATACGTGGGGTGAATCACCTGCGCAAATGCCAGTTGGTGGTTATAAGCATTCGGGTATTGGCCGTGAGAATGGCATTGAAGCCCTTGAGCATTATACTCAGACCAAATCTATTCAAGTAGAGTTGGGCGCGTTTGAGTCTGTATTTTAA
- a CDS encoding TetR/AcrR family transcriptional regulator, translating into METENAYKRKKQPEVVRRALLDQAARITLEQGLSKVTFQAVADAVGVTKGGVMHHFTTKNALILEVFHDAMAKFEAEVNQAMAKDPVRYGSFTRAYIDATISLGEKGQKEFNSQATLYVLMLGDRKLRELWAEWSNEQLEKHKATDNTETLCMVRLVADGIWLSDFSGINISDKKSLRARLIKMTQPEDD; encoded by the coding sequence ATGGAAACAGAAAATGCTTATAAACGTAAAAAACAGCCAGAAGTGGTCCGGCGTGCACTACTAGATCAGGCGGCAAGAATCACGTTGGAGCAGGGGCTGTCTAAAGTGACCTTCCAAGCCGTTGCTGATGCGGTCGGGGTGACCAAAGGTGGCGTAATGCATCACTTTACCACTAAGAACGCGCTCATTCTTGAAGTGTTTCATGATGCGATGGCCAAGTTTGAGGCAGAAGTGAATCAAGCTATGGCGAAAGACCCTGTGCGTTATGGCTCTTTTACCCGCGCTTATATAGATGCCACTATCAGTCTCGGTGAAAAAGGGCAAAAAGAGTTTAATAGTCAAGCCACTTTATACGTATTGATGCTAGGTGATAGAAAACTGCGTGAGCTATGGGCTGAGTGGTCGAATGAACAATTGGAAAAGCATAAAGCAACCGATAATACTGAAACCTTGTGTATGGTACGTTTGGTCGCTGATGGGATTTGGCTCTCTGATTTTTCAGGAATTAATATATCAGACAAAAAATCATTACGTGCGCGTTTGATAAAGATGACGCAACCTGAGGATGATTAA
- a CDS encoding DarT1-associated NADAR antitoxin family protein produces MEQSKNAVEQKPVFMPRVNSDNLVKTDMVRFERHVGFASRQKKKSINDLHQVIRKKYGFNNVLELSSKSGNKLSFLLSPLSLKLTDEHSGGQYSVENIFQASKVFEQGGPYTDLLTAAPRHAKKDERLQDSGQLVGYNDFGVEWGVEPLTAFYDWLYINALKQNSQLAEEVMQYQAFTDITFNPKKSIHCAAYSLAMFVALNKRELLGNVEDPGTFYDLHTEFKLSNTEHLLEEGWF; encoded by the coding sequence ATGGAACAAAGTAAAAACGCTGTAGAGCAAAAACCCGTATTTATGCCTAGAGTCAACAGTGACAATCTGGTAAAAACGGACATGGTTAGGTTTGAGCGCCATGTGGGGTTTGCCAGTCGCCAAAAGAAAAAATCCATCAATGACCTGCATCAAGTCATTCGCAAGAAATATGGCTTTAATAACGTCTTAGAGCTCTCTAGTAAGTCAGGTAATAAGTTAAGTTTTTTACTGAGTCCACTCAGCTTAAAGCTCACTGATGAGCATAGCGGCGGGCAGTATAGTGTCGAAAACATCTTTCAGGCCAGTAAGGTTTTTGAGCAGGGTGGTCCCTATACTGACTTGCTGACAGCCGCGCCAAGACATGCCAAAAAAGACGAGCGCTTACAAGACTCAGGTCAGCTTGTTGGTTACAATGATTTTGGTGTGGAGTGGGGTGTTGAGCCGCTAACTGCGTTTTACGATTGGCTGTATATCAATGCGCTAAAGCAAAACTCTCAGCTAGCCGAGGAAGTCATGCAATATCAAGCCTTTACTGATATTACGTTTAATCCAAAAAAGTCTATTCATTGTGCGGCTTATTCGCTGGCGATGTTTGTGGCGCTCAATAAACGAGAGTTACTGGGTAATGTTGAAGACCCAGGAACGTTTTATGATCTGCATACTGAGTTTAAACTGAGTAATACAGAGCATCTGTTAGAAGAAGGTTGGTTTTGA
- a CDS encoding YeeE/YedE family protein, whose protein sequence is MNTIARVQPVNDTKDPIVRESLTLNAPQKILIVGGAIAGVLLLMYLLNTQHISQSLLLGIGFLLGYTLFHARFGFTSAFRRMMSVGNGQAMRSHMLMLAVAVTLFAPILAYGTTIFGGPVAGYVSPLGVSLVVGAFVFGIGMQLGGGCASGTLYAVGGGRSVMFITFIFFIIGATIGACHLPFWTEEMPAYAPYSLATSTGLGYTGAWLVSLALFGLIAWVTLIIEKKRNAPKMAPVPSEAGWKRIFRGSWPLFAAAIILALLNALTLLTRGQPWGITSAFTLWGSKIASGLGVDVASWGYWQGANAAALNASIFTDSTTVLNIGIIIGAFIASAAGGLFKFTQITAGNFAASVIGGLMMGYGARLAFGCNIGAYFGGIASFSLHGYIWGILAMVGTFLALYLRPLFGLSVPKSNDSVC, encoded by the coding sequence TTGAATACTATTGCTAGAGTTCAACCCGTGAACGATACAAAAGATCCTATCGTTAGAGAGAGTCTTACTTTAAATGCACCGCAGAAAATATTAATAGTAGGAGGCGCAATTGCAGGAGTGCTGCTGTTGATGTATTTACTTAATACTCAGCATATATCACAATCGCTGCTTCTCGGCATAGGCTTTTTGTTAGGCTATACCCTTTTTCATGCGCGTTTTGGTTTTACCTCGGCCTTTAGACGTATGATGTCGGTAGGCAATGGCCAGGCTATGCGCTCACATATGTTAATGTTAGCAGTCGCTGTAACGCTATTCGCGCCCATCCTTGCCTATGGCACCACGATTTTTGGTGGGCCGGTTGCAGGCTATGTATCACCATTAGGCGTTAGCTTAGTGGTCGGGGCTTTTGTTTTCGGTATTGGTATGCAACTGGGTGGCGGTTGTGCTTCTGGTACGCTTTACGCTGTAGGAGGCGGGCGTTCTGTTATGTTCATAACTTTCATTTTCTTTATAATTGGAGCCACAATTGGCGCTTGTCATCTGCCATTTTGGACAGAAGAGATGCCAGCTTATGCACCTTATTCACTGGCGACCTCTACAGGTCTTGGTTATACAGGCGCTTGGTTAGTATCGCTTGCGTTGTTCGGTTTAATCGCGTGGGTGACGTTGATTATTGAGAAAAAAAGAAATGCACCTAAAATGGCACCCGTACCTTCTGAAGCTGGATGGAAACGTATTTTCCGCGGTTCTTGGCCACTGTTTGCAGCAGCGATTATTTTGGCACTACTGAATGCGCTGACTCTACTAACGCGTGGCCAGCCTTGGGGTATTACTTCAGCTTTTACTCTATGGGGTTCTAAAATTGCTAGCGGCTTGGGTGTTGATGTAGCCAGTTGGGGCTATTGGCAGGGGGCCAACGCCGCCGCGCTTAATGCTTCTATTTTTACAGATTCAACGACTGTACTGAACATCGGCATTATCATTGGTGCGTTTATCGCTTCGGCCGCAGGTGGTTTATTCAAATTTACGCAGATTACGGCAGGCAATTTTGCTGCTTCTGTGATTGGTGGATTGATGATGGGGTATGGTGCACGTCTTGCATTTGGCTGTAATATCGGCGCTTACTTTGGTGGTATTGCTTCCTTCAGCTTGCACGGTTATATATGGGGCATACTCGCAATGGTAGGAACTTTCTTAGCATTGTACTTGCGTCCACTCTTTGGGCTATCAGTGCCAAAATCCAATGATTCTGTTTGTTGA
- a CDS encoding glutathione S-transferase, with product MTASLPLLYSFRRCPYAMRARLGILFAEQQVELREIVLKNKPSQMLAISPKGTVPVLKLTDGKVIEESREIMTWALAQNDPQGLLAAEVLHEANALIDKNDNEFKHWLDRYKYADRHPEMTQTEYRQRGEVFLQTLEELLTKNSYLLGNKVTIADIGIMPFVRQFAHVDREVFYDLPYPNLQRWLQHWLEYPIFLQVMTKYQPWQEDDEVVIFPS from the coding sequence ATGACTGCCTCCTTGCCTCTCTTGTATTCTTTTCGTCGCTGTCCTTATGCCATGCGTGCTAGGCTTGGTATTTTGTTTGCTGAGCAGCAAGTAGAGCTGCGGGAAATAGTACTAAAGAACAAGCCATCACAGATGTTAGCGATTAGCCCCAAAGGCACTGTGCCTGTTCTAAAGCTTACTGATGGTAAAGTGATTGAAGAGAGTAGAGAAATAATGACATGGGCGCTTGCGCAGAATGATCCGCAAGGCTTGCTTGCGGCTGAAGTTTTGCATGAGGCCAATGCGCTGATCGATAAAAACGATAATGAATTTAAACATTGGCTGGATCGATACAAGTATGCTGATCGTCATCCTGAAATGACCCAAACCGAGTATCGACAACGCGGCGAAGTGTTTTTACAGACTTTAGAGGAGCTGCTAACTAAAAACTCCTACTTACTTGGGAACAAAGTGACCATTGCGGATATAGGTATCATGCCTTTTGTGCGTCAATTCGCCCATGTGGATCGCGAAGTGTTTTACGACTTGCCGTATCCAAACTTGCAGCGTTGGCTACAACACTGGCTGGAGTATCCGATATTTTTGCAAGTAATGACGAAGTATCAGCCTTGGCAGGAAGACGATGAGGTGGTGATATTTCCTTCTTAG
- a CDS encoding short-chain fatty acid transporter yields the protein MKAITRFSNSLMEKYLPDPFLFVIILTLVIFVMGLGLTDSSPVEMVAYWGDGFWALLAFSMQMVLVLVTGFVLASSPIFKKGLGKLASFATSPGSAIILVTLVSLAASWINWGFGLVIGALFAKELAKRVQNVDYRLLIASAYSGFIIWHAGFSGSIPLSIATEGHPFVDTIGVIPTSATIFAGYNLIIIAALVIVVPLLNRLMMPKKEDTVTVDPKLLVEPAAEALPAKSDMTPAERLENSWILSMIIGLLGIAFIIYYFVQNGFALTLNLVNFMFLFLGIIFHGTPRNYLISIQEAVKGAGGIIVQFPFYAGIMGMMTASGLAGVMSEAFVSVSTAQTLPLFAFLSAGLVNFFVPSGGGQWAVQAPIMLEAAEMLGSDPSRVAMAVAWGDAWTNMIQPFWALPALAIAGLKAKDIMGFCVIVLLVSGVVIALGLLFL from the coding sequence ATGAAAGCAATTACCCGCTTCTCGAATAGTTTGATGGAAAAGTATTTACCAGATCCGTTTTTATTTGTCATTATTTTAACTTTAGTCATTTTTGTAATGGGTTTGGGGTTAACCGACTCGTCTCCTGTAGAGATGGTGGCGTATTGGGGTGATGGATTTTGGGCATTACTGGCATTTTCGATGCAAATGGTATTGGTGTTGGTCACTGGCTTTGTGCTAGCAAGTAGTCCGATATTTAAAAAGGGGCTTGGCAAGCTTGCCAGTTTCGCAACTTCGCCCGGTAGCGCGATTATATTGGTAACCCTAGTGTCTCTAGCAGCAAGCTGGATCAACTGGGGTTTTGGACTGGTTATCGGGGCGTTATTTGCAAAAGAGTTGGCAAAGCGGGTACAAAACGTCGATTACCGTTTGCTCATTGCCAGTGCCTATTCTGGTTTTATCATTTGGCATGCAGGCTTCTCTGGATCGATTCCTTTGTCTATTGCAACAGAAGGTCATCCGTTCGTTGATACCATTGGTGTTATCCCAACGAGTGCCACCATCTTTGCTGGCTATAACTTAATCATCATTGCGGCATTGGTGATTGTGGTACCGTTATTAAACCGTCTGATGATGCCAAAAAAAGAAGATACGGTGACGGTAGATCCGAAGCTGCTAGTAGAACCTGCCGCCGAAGCGCTGCCAGCAAAATCAGATATGACACCAGCAGAGCGTTTGGAAAACAGCTGGATTTTGTCAATGATTATAGGCCTACTGGGCATTGCTTTTATTATTTATTACTTTGTACAAAATGGTTTTGCTTTAACGCTAAATTTAGTTAACTTTATGTTTTTATTCCTTGGCATCATATTTCATGGAACGCCCCGCAACTATCTAATTTCTATTCAAGAAGCCGTCAAAGGCGCGGGCGGTATTATCGTCCAATTCCCGTTTTATGCAGGCATTATGGGTATGATGACCGCGTCTGGTTTGGCTGGGGTGATGTCAGAAGCCTTTGTCAGTGTTTCGACAGCGCAAACGTTGCCACTTTTTGCCTTTTTGAGTGCAGGACTGGTCAACTTCTTTGTCCCATCAGGGGGCGGGCAATGGGCAGTGCAAGCGCCAATCATGTTAGAAGCGGCGGAAATGCTGGGTAGTGACCCTTCACGAGTGGCCATGGCGGTGGCATGGGGCGATGCTTGGACAAACATGATTCAGCCGTTCTGGGCATTGCCGGCGCTAGCAATTGCAGGACTCAAAGCCAAAGACATCATGGGATTTTGTGTCATCGTACTGCTTGTCAGCGGCGTAGTGATTGCTCTGGGATTGTTGTTTCTATAA